In the Bacilli bacterium genome, one interval contains:
- a CDS encoding Cof-type HAD-IIB family hydrolase produces the protein MAYKMIAIDIDDTLLNDELAIPPETRQALAKAKARGVEVTLATGRMFASAKQIAARLELNVPIITYQGALVKTVPDEETLYFRPVPEAIAREVFAWVQKHGLHLQVYCDDVLYTREHNEKVTAYARQSNIPFVVEPDFARLLKLPITKMLMIDEPATLDRLKPDLERLLGASAHVTKSKPNYLEVMHPEGTKGSALSFLARHFGCAMEQVIAIGDSWNDRDMIEAAGLGVAMANAVPQLKQIADYVTLSNNEQGVKHVIETFILAE, from the coding sequence ATGGCATACAAAATGATCGCAATCGATATTGACGATACGCTGTTGAATGACGAATTGGCAATTCCCCCGGAGACCAGGCAGGCGCTGGCCAAGGCTAAAGCGAGAGGCGTGGAAGTGACCCTCGCCACCGGGCGGATGTTTGCTTCCGCCAAACAAATTGCCGCCCGCCTGGAGCTGAACGTGCCGATCATCACTTATCAAGGGGCGCTCGTCAAAACTGTCCCCGACGAAGAAACGCTTTATTTTCGCCCCGTGCCGGAAGCGATCGCCCGGGAAGTTTTCGCCTGGGTGCAAAAGCACGGGCTGCATTTGCAAGTGTATTGCGACGACGTCCTGTATACGCGGGAACATAATGAAAAAGTTACCGCATACGCCAGACAATCCAACATTCCGTTCGTTGTGGAACCTGATTTCGCCCGATTGCTCAAGCTGCCGATAACCAAAATGCTGATGATCGACGAACCCGCGACTCTTGACCGCTTAAAACCCGACCTGGAACGCCTGCTCGGCGCAAGTGCGCACGTTACCAAATCAAAGCCGAATTATTTGGAAGTGATGCACCCGGAAGGCACGAAAGGGTCGGCGCTTAGTTTTCTCGCGCGGCATTTCGGTTGCGCGATGGAGCAGGTGATCGCAATCGGCGACAGCTGGAACGACCGCGACATGATCGAGGCCGCCGGTCTCGGCGTGGCGATGGCAAACGCTGTTCCGCAGCTGAAACAGATCGCCGACTACGTCACCCTTTCCAACAACGAGCAAGGCGTGAAGCACGTGATCGAAACATTCATTTTGGCGGAGTAG
- the pheS gene encoding phenylalanine--tRNA ligase subunit alpha, which produces MKQRLEALKTEALQALNRIESAQDLNDFRVKYLGKKGALTEILRGMGALSAAERPVIGQLANDVRAAIEQAIDELQEKFRREATRERLAAETIDVTLAGRRKTLGAIHPLQRVIQDIEDIFIGMGYKIAEGPEVETDYYNFEALNLPKDHPARDMQDSFYITDEILLRTQTSPVQIRTMEAMKGEVPVKIICPGKVFRRDDDDATHSFQFMQIEGLVIDKNIRMSDLKGTLQQFVKEMFGSATKIRLRPSFFPFTEPSAEVDVTCVHCGGSGCRVCKQSGWLEILGSGMVHPRVLEMGGYDPGVYSGFAFGMGVERIAMLKYGVDDIRHYYTNDLRFLQQFVRI; this is translated from the coding sequence ATGAAGCAAAGATTGGAGGCGCTTAAAACGGAGGCGCTGCAGGCGCTAAACCGGATTGAAAGCGCGCAGGATTTGAATGATTTCCGTGTAAAATATTTGGGCAAAAAGGGCGCGTTAACCGAAATTTTGCGGGGCATGGGCGCGTTGTCCGCCGCAGAACGCCCGGTGATCGGGCAGTTGGCCAACGACGTAAGAGCGGCGATCGAGCAAGCGATCGACGAATTGCAGGAAAAATTCCGGCGCGAAGCGACCCGCGAACGGCTGGCCGCCGAAACGATCGATGTGACGCTTGCGGGGCGCAGGAAAACATTGGGGGCGATTCACCCGCTGCAGCGCGTCATTCAGGATATTGAAGACATTTTTATCGGCATGGGCTATAAAATCGCGGAAGGTCCGGAAGTGGAAACCGATTATTACAATTTTGAGGCGCTGAATCTGCCGAAAGACCATCCGGCGCGGGATATGCAGGATTCGTTCTACATTACGGACGAGATCTTGCTGCGCACGCAAACGTCGCCGGTGCAAATTCGCACTATGGAAGCGATGAAGGGCGAAGTTCCGGTGAAAATCATTTGTCCCGGCAAAGTGTTCCGCCGTGATGACGACGATGCCACGCACTCTTTTCAATTTATGCAGATTGAAGGTCTGGTCATCGACAAAAACATTCGCATGAGTGATCTGAAAGGGACTTTGCAGCAGTTCGTAAAGGAAATGTTCGGCTCCGCCACGAAGATCCGCCTGCGTCCCAGCTTTTTCCCGTTTACCGAGCCGAGCGCGGAAGTGGACGTAACCTGCGTGCATTGCGGCGGTTCGGGATGCAGGGTGTGCAAGCAATCCGGCTGGCTGGAAATCCTGGGCTCCGGCATGGTCCATCCGCGCGTTTTGGAGATGGGCGGCTATGATCCCGGCGTCTACAGCGGATTTGCTTTCGGCATGGGCGTGGAGCGCATTGCCATGCTGAAATACGGCGTGGACGATATCCGCCATTACTACACCAACGATTTGCGTTTTCTGCAGCAGTTCGTACGGATTTAA